The following are encoded in a window of Flavobacteriales bacterium genomic DNA:
- a CDS encoding class I SAM-dependent methyltransferase has protein sequence MNEHDWDQVAETFEEEIFNVPAHDSRGLINEHVKRLARPGAVVTDLGCGVGRTLPHLASLYHMVHAVDVSSRCLVVAERACAAHGNIRYVQCDLSRGRQGYPVADVVLCINTWLNAAPAIRAGIIDTTCRSIKRGGHLILVVPSVESALLTTCRHVQWNRRDGMDPGKAQRAAAMDTPGVEHGIIHIEGAPTKHYLAEELTALLEERGLAAEVMEKLEYPWRTEFKTPPKWMKAPYPWDWFVVARRLR, from the coding sequence ATGAACGAGCACGATTGGGACCAGGTGGCCGAGACCTTCGAGGAGGAGATCTTCAACGTACCGGCCCATGACAGCAGGGGCTTGATCAACGAACATGTGAAGCGCCTGGCACGCCCCGGCGCGGTGGTCACGGACCTCGGCTGTGGCGTAGGGCGCACCCTGCCGCATTTGGCGTCGCTCTACCACATGGTGCATGCCGTGGATGTGAGCAGCCGTTGTCTCGTTGTGGCCGAGCGTGCGTGCGCCGCGCATGGCAACATCCGCTACGTCCAGTGCGATCTGTCTCGTGGACGGCAGGGTTACCCCGTGGCCGATGTGGTGCTCTGCATCAACACCTGGCTCAACGCCGCACCGGCGATCCGAGCGGGCATCATCGACACCACCTGCCGCAGCATCAAGCGCGGCGGACACCTCATCCTGGTGGTACCCTCGGTAGAATCCGCGCTGCTCACCACCTGCCGCCATGTGCAATGGAACCGCCGCGATGGCATGGATCCGGGCAAGGCACAGCGCGCCGCCGCCATGGACACGCCGGGCGTGGAGCACGGCATCATCCACATCGAAGGTGCGCCGACCAAGCACTACCTGGCCGAGGAACTCACCGCCCTGCTGGAGGAAAGGGGCCTGGCGGCGGAGGTGATGGAGAAGCTGGAGTACCCTTGGCGCACGGAGTTCAAAACGCCGCCGAAATGGATGAAGGCGCCCTATCCCTGGGATTGGTTCGTGGTAGCCAGGAGGCTGCGATGA
- a CDS encoding geranylgeranyl reductase family protein codes for MSASRIHTPVLILGGGPGGCAAALRLAQLGVQATLIEKSHFPRDKVCGDALSGKVMRSLERLDADLAAKVVAEPRRMASRGVVFVAPGGRALRVPFDRKAQDDEAPGAILPRVVFDDILFQRVKATPGIQVHEGSVARSFERIPEGWSVKVHDTTITTPLILDASGANSSFARSVAGLRMEPRHHAAGVRAYYSGVQGLDADGFIELHFLKDLLPGYLWVFPLPGGRANVGLGLRSDVVRKRKTDLKKLLPRLLAEHPALKERFAEARQEGAIEGMGLPMASKRYPISGKGYLLVGDAAHLIDPFTGEGISHALISGIHAAEVAAEMIAEGSVSASAAKRYDARVWKRLGQELAISARLQGLADRAWLFDFVVDRANASPALADTISAMFTDLDLRAKLKRPGFYMDLVLGRAARA; via the coding sequence ATGAGCGCGAGCAGGATCCATACGCCCGTGTTGATCCTCGGGGGTGGCCCCGGGGGCTGTGCTGCCGCGCTGCGGCTGGCACAACTCGGCGTGCAGGCGACGCTGATCGAGAAAAGCCACTTTCCCCGCGACAAGGTCTGCGGCGATGCCCTCAGCGGCAAGGTGATGCGCAGTCTGGAACGGCTGGATGCGGACCTCGCGGCGAAGGTGGTGGCCGAACCGCGGCGCATGGCCAGCCGCGGTGTGGTCTTCGTGGCTCCCGGCGGACGCGCGCTGCGGGTGCCCTTCGACCGCAAGGCACAGGATGATGAAGCGCCAGGCGCCATCCTGCCCCGCGTGGTGTTCGACGACATCCTCTTCCAGCGGGTGAAGGCCACGCCGGGTATCCAGGTGCACGAAGGATCCGTGGCGAGGTCCTTTGAACGGATCCCGGAAGGCTGGTCCGTGAAGGTGCATGACACCACCATCACCACACCGCTCATCCTCGACGCCAGCGGAGCCAATTCCTCCTTCGCGCGCAGCGTGGCCGGCCTGCGGATGGAGCCCCGTCACCACGCGGCCGGTGTGCGCGCCTACTATTCAGGTGTTCAGGGCCTGGATGCTGACGGCTTCATCGAATTGCATTTTCTGAAGGATCTCTTGCCCGGCTATTTGTGGGTGTTCCCCCTGCCGGGCGGGCGTGCGAACGTGGGACTGGGGTTGCGTAGCGATGTGGTGCGCAAGCGGAAGACCGATCTGAAGAAGTTGCTGCCACGCTTGCTGGCCGAACACCCGGCGCTGAAGGAACGCTTCGCGGAGGCGCGGCAGGAAGGTGCGATCGAAGGCATGGGCCTGCCGATGGCAAGCAAGCGCTACCCCATCAGCGGCAAGGGTTATCTGTTGGTCGGCGATGCGGCCCACCTGATCGACCCCTTCACCGGGGAGGGCATCAGCCATGCCTTGATCAGCGGTATCCACGCGGCGGAGGTGGCGGCCGAAATGATCGCCGAGGGGTCGGTCAGTGCGAGCGCGGCGAAACGCTATGACGCCCGCGTATGGAAACGGCTCGGCCAGGAGCTCGCCATCAGCGCGCGGCTGCAAGGCCTGGCCGACCGCGCATGGTTGTTCGACTTCGTGGTGGACCGCGCGAACGCCAGCCCGGCGCTAGCGGATACGATCAGTGCCATGTTCACCGACCTGGATCTGCGCGCCAAGTTGAAAAGGCCGGGCTTCTACATGGACCTGGTGCTGGGCCGGGCGGCACGCGCCTGA
- the pheS gene encoding phenylalanine--tRNA ligase subunit alpha, with the protein MSLQDRISLLETEVAAVQATGPDAAEQARIAWLGRNGSITALFDDFKSLPPEEKRALGQRLNKLKQGAQARVEEMKAQAANGAAALGPSADLSAPAMTAHGGGLHPITIVRQRIVDVFTRMGYTVSQGPEVEDDHHNFSALNFPPDHPARDMQDTFFVQGGDLALRTHTSSVQVRVMESGKPPFRTISPGRVYRNEAISARAHCMFHQVEALYVDRGVSFAELKGTLDLFTKSLFGPEVSIRLRPSYFPFTEPSAEVDMSCTICAGAGCAVCKHSGWVEIMGCGMVDPAVLVNCGIDASVFSGFALGMGIERIAQLLYRVPDLRLYWENDVRFLDQFAAGTLRR; encoded by the coding sequence ATGAGCCTGCAGGACCGCATTTCGCTGTTGGAGACGGAGGTGGCCGCGGTCCAGGCCACCGGCCCGGATGCCGCCGAACAGGCCCGGATCGCCTGGCTGGGCCGCAATGGCAGCATCACCGCCTTGTTCGACGATTTCAAGAGCTTGCCGCCCGAAGAGAAACGCGCCCTGGGCCAACGCCTGAACAAGTTGAAGCAGGGCGCCCAGGCACGTGTGGAGGAGATGAAGGCCCAAGCCGCGAATGGGGCCGCGGCACTTGGTCCTTCGGCGGACCTGAGCGCCCCGGCGATGACCGCGCATGGGGGCGGTCTCCACCCCATCACCATCGTTCGCCAGCGAATCGTGGACGTGTTCACGCGCATGGGCTACACCGTGAGCCAGGGTCCGGAGGTGGAGGACGACCACCACAACTTCAGCGCGCTGAACTTCCCCCCCGACCACCCGGCGCGCGACATGCAGGACACGTTCTTCGTGCAGGGTGGCGATCTTGCACTGCGCACCCACACCAGCAGTGTGCAGGTGCGTGTGATGGAGTCCGGCAAGCCGCCCTTCCGCACCATCAGCCCCGGCCGTGTTTACCGCAACGAGGCCATCAGCGCGCGCGCGCACTGCATGTTCCACCAGGTGGAGGCGCTCTACGTGGACCGCGGGGTGAGCTTCGCGGAGTTGAAGGGCACCCTGGACCTTTTCACCAAGAGCCTCTTCGGGCCCGAGGTCTCCATACGCCTGCGACCGAGCTACTTCCCCTTCACCGAGCCCAGCGCAGAGGTGGATATGAGTTGCACCATCTGCGCTGGTGCCGGTTGCGCCGTGTGCAAACACAGCGGCTGGGTGGAGATCATGGGTTGCGGCATGGTCGATCCGGCCGTCCTGGTCAACTGTGGCATCGATGCCAGTGTCTTCAGCGGGTTCGCCTTGGGCATGGGCATCGAGCGCATCGCCCAGCTGCTCTACCGCGTGCCCGACCTGCGTCTCTATTGGGAGAATGATGTGCGTTTCCTGGACCAATTCGCGGCTGGCACCTTGCGCAGGTAG
- a CDS encoding peptidylprolyl isomerase, which yields MAQGPGPRPVVEIRTALGTIEVELYHETPAHRDNFLKLVREGFYDSLLFHRVIPTFMVQGGDPASRNAGTGAQLGEGGPGYDLPAEIVPGLIHRRGALAAARMGDDVNPERRSSGSQFYIVQGKAFNPVELDLVSRRHARMEQAVNYGEAEKAIYATQGGAPHLDGGYTVFGQVTRGMDVVDAIAKLPCDTRDRPERDVRMFMRVLE from the coding sequence ATGGCGCAGGGTCCTGGCCCACGCCCCGTGGTGGAGATCCGAACCGCGCTCGGCACCATTGAGGTGGAACTCTACCACGAGACCCCTGCGCATCGCGACAATTTCCTCAAGCTCGTGCGCGAAGGCTTTTACGACAGCTTGCTCTTCCACCGGGTGATCCCCACCTTCATGGTGCAGGGCGGCGATCCCGCAAGCCGGAACGCCGGTACAGGAGCCCAGCTCGGCGAAGGCGGCCCCGGCTACGACCTCCCGGCCGAGATCGTGCCCGGTCTCATCCACCGCCGGGGCGCATTGGCCGCAGCGCGCATGGGCGATGATGTGAACCCCGAGCGCCGGTCCAGCGGCAGCCAATTCTACATCGTGCAGGGCAAGGCCTTCAACCCCGTGGAACTCGACCTGGTCTCACGCAGACATGCCCGCATGGAGCAAGCGGTGAATTATGGCGAGGCCGAAAAGGCCATCTACGCCACACAAGGCGGCGCACCCCACCTGGATGGTGGTTACACCGTGTTCGGCCAGGTGACCCGCGGTATGGACGTTGTCGATGCCATCGCCAAGCTGCCCTGCGACACCCGGGACCGGCCCGAACGCGACGTACGGATGTTCATGCGCGTGCTGGAATGA
- a CDS encoding Ig-like domain-containing protein translates to MTLRTFRSILVMALAFFVLVPALTSCTKEKPTRVVVTVKDADGAPVPGAVVKLYANPAFPLGDPTRLNKENSTNASGRAEFDYSEFYQQGQSGFAVLDILCTFENLTGQGIIKVREEELNEETVVIE, encoded by the coding sequence ATGACCCTTCGCACCTTCCGCAGCATCCTTGTCATGGCCCTGGCCTTCTTTGTGCTGGTTCCGGCGCTCACCTCGTGCACCAAGGAGAAGCCCACGCGCGTGGTCGTCACCGTGAAGGACGCCGATGGCGCTCCGGTTCCCGGCGCCGTGGTGAAGCTCTACGCCAATCCGGCCTTCCCCTTGGGTGACCCCACCCGTCTGAATAAGGAGAACAGCACCAACGCCTCGGGCAGGGCCGAGTTCGACTACTCGGAATTCTACCAGCAAGGTCAGTCGGGCTTCGCGGTCCTCGACATCTTGTGCACCTTCGAGAACCTCACCGGCCAGGGCATCATCAAGGTGCGCGAGGAGGAGCTCAACGAGGAGACCGTGGTGATCGAATGA
- a CDS encoding CvpA family protein: MNWLDLVIIVLLGWAVVQGFRRGFIIEAASLVALLMGIWAGAHLSDRVAAAIGLGADQAAIAFLITFLAVLLLVHLLARALTKAIDLAMLGFPNKLAGTVFGALRSAFVLSIMLNLLMGWSDGRMPSQETRDGSAWHAPLRALAPAVVPALGETKWVKEAVERLRRETQELLDR; encoded by the coding sequence ATGAATTGGCTTGACCTGGTCATCATCGTGCTGCTCGGCTGGGCCGTGGTGCAAGGCTTTCGGCGTGGCTTCATCATTGAGGCCGCCTCGCTGGTGGCGCTGTTGATGGGGATCTGGGCCGGGGCGCATCTGAGCGATCGCGTTGCGGCGGCCATCGGCTTGGGGGCCGACCAAGCGGCCATCGCCTTCCTGATCACCTTTCTCGCCGTGCTGCTGCTGGTGCATCTGCTGGCTCGTGCCCTGACCAAGGCCATCGATCTGGCCATGTTGGGTTTCCCGAACAAGCTCGCGGGCACGGTCTTCGGTGCGCTGCGCTCGGCCTTCGTGCTCAGCATCATGCTGAACCTGCTCATGGGTTGGAGCGATGGCCGGATGCCTTCCCAGGAAACGCGCGATGGGTCCGCTTGGCATGCGCCATTGAGGGCTTTGGCACCGGCCGTGGTGCCGGCGCTTGGCGAAACCAAATGGGTGAAGGAGGCCGTGGAGCGGCTCAGGCGGGAGACCCAGGAGCTGCTCGATCGCTGA
- a CDS encoding glutamate--tRNA ligase, giving the protein MSVRVRFAPSPTGPLHMGGVRTALYNYLFARKHGGEFLLRIEDTDQARFVPGAEDYIREALDWCGLTPDASPWNPGPDGPYRQSERKELYRQYADQLIADDKAYYAFDTPEELEAMRERLKAAGSAAPAYNAVTREHMKNSLSLSADDVKERLARGDDHVIRLKLPRHQEVRFEDAIRGWVTVQSSNLDDKVLFKSDGMPTYHLANIVDDHLMRITHVIRGEEWLPSAPLHVLIYEAFGWERPVFAHLPLILKPDGNGKLSKRDGDRLGFPVFPLDWLDPTSGERSSGYRERGYYAEAFINMLALLGWNPGGDIELMSMADMVKYFDLDRVHKGGARFDPEKTKWFNQQYLRMRPDAELGEQLRGKLAERGITASADRATAAAALLKERATFVDDMLEGVYLFTSGSPLKNNAEAEAELRKRWKPEAGAVIEAYIAELSKHPASPASSDFEATFNRALATSGMKVGQVMPLYRLFVAGRMQGPGMFDVSGLLGRDEVVDRLRAGLEQCRAWA; this is encoded by the coding sequence ATGTCCGTCCGCGTCCGTTTCGCACCCAGCCCCACGGGCCCCCTGCACATGGGCGGGGTGCGCACCGCCCTCTACAACTACCTCTTCGCCCGCAAGCACGGCGGAGAATTCCTGCTGCGCATCGAGGACACCGATCAGGCGCGCTTTGTGCCCGGTGCGGAGGACTACATCCGCGAGGCGCTGGACTGGTGCGGGCTCACGCCCGATGCCAGCCCCTGGAACCCCGGCCCCGATGGCCCCTACCGCCAAAGCGAGCGCAAGGAGCTCTACCGCCAGTATGCCGACCAGCTGATCGCGGACGACAAGGCCTACTATGCCTTCGATACGCCCGAGGAACTGGAGGCCATGCGCGAACGACTGAAGGCCGCAGGGTCAGCCGCGCCGGCCTACAATGCGGTGACGCGCGAGCACATGAAGAACAGCCTCTCGCTCAGCGCGGATGACGTGAAGGAGCGACTGGCGCGTGGTGATGACCATGTCATTCGGCTGAAGTTGCCGCGCCACCAGGAGGTGCGCTTCGAGGATGCCATACGCGGGTGGGTGACGGTGCAGAGCAGCAACCTGGATGATAAGGTGCTGTTCAAGAGCGACGGCATGCCCACCTACCACCTGGCCAACATCGTGGACGACCACTTGATGCGCATCACCCATGTGATCCGTGGCGAGGAGTGGTTGCCGAGTGCTCCGCTGCATGTGCTCATCTACGAGGCCTTCGGCTGGGAGCGTCCCGTCTTCGCCCACCTGCCATTGATCCTCAAGCCCGATGGCAACGGCAAGCTCAGCAAGCGCGATGGTGACCGGCTCGGCTTCCCGGTGTTCCCGCTGGACTGGCTGGACCCCACAAGCGGGGAGAGGAGCAGTGGTTACCGGGAGCGCGGCTACTACGCAGAGGCCTTTATCAACATGCTGGCGCTCCTGGGCTGGAACCCCGGCGGCGACATCGAGTTGATGTCCATGGCCGACATGGTGAAATACTTCGACCTGGACCGCGTGCACAAGGGCGGCGCCCGGTTCGATCCGGAGAAGACCAAGTGGTTCAACCAGCAATACCTGCGCATGCGGCCGGATGCCGAGCTGGGCGAACAGTTGCGCGGGAAACTGGCGGAACGCGGGATCACGGCCAGCGCGGATCGCGCCACTGCGGCGGCCGCCCTGCTGAAGGAGCGCGCGACGTTCGTGGACGATATGCTGGAGGGCGTCTACCTGTTCACCAGCGGCTCGCCATTGAAGAACAACGCCGAGGCCGAAGCTGAGCTGCGCAAGCGCTGGAAGCCGGAGGCCGGCGCCGTCATCGAAGCATACATCGCCGAGCTATCCAAGCACCCCGCGAGTCCCGCGAGCTCCGACTTCGAGGCGACCTTCAACCGAGCCCTGGCCACCAGTGGTATGAAGGTGGGCCAGGTGATGCCACTCTACCGCCTCTTCGTGGCCGGTCGCATGCAGGGGCCGGGCATGTTCGATGTGAGCGGACTGCTGGGCCGCGACGAGGTGGTGGATCGCCTTCGGGCAGGGCTGGAACAATGCCGCGCATGGGCCTGA
- the folB gene encoding dihydroneopterin aldolase, translated as MGLIEVNGIRVFAYHGCLEEEARIGGHFQVDVHVEGDFASAERSDKLADTVDYGRVTAIVREQMALRADLIEHVARRILDALKEEWPAPHRWLVRVVKEHPPVAGAVEQVAYTVEG; from the coding sequence ATGGGCCTGATCGAGGTCAACGGCATCCGGGTCTTCGCCTACCATGGCTGCCTGGAGGAGGAAGCGCGCATCGGAGGGCATTTCCAAGTGGACGTGCATGTGGAGGGGGACTTCGCTTCCGCCGAGCGGTCCGACAAGCTGGCCGACACCGTGGACTATGGCCGTGTGACGGCGATCGTGCGGGAGCAAATGGCCCTCCGCGCCGACCTGATCGAGCATGTGGCCCGGCGGATACTCGACGCCTTGAAGGAGGAATGGCCTGCGCCGCATCGATGGCTTGTGCGGGTGGTGAAGGAGCACCCTCCGGTGGCCGGTGCGGTGGAGCAGGTGGCCTATACGGTGGAGGGCTGA